One window from the genome of Candidatus Atribacteria bacterium ADurb.Bin276 encodes:
- the exuR_3 gene encoding putative HTH-type transcriptional repressor ExuR: MNVTLKDVSKLAGVSPATASLALNNQKGVSEKSRQKVLDAAQKLGYHPNILARSLIKGKTNTVLLCAFIKEQGKLSAFYGELINSLLTAVSSHEYYLQMLVKGEFYNGHPLDKRTAFLDIAHNRLFEGLIILSHWPISYSEVSDLVKENFPFVIVNQKVDGEGVSYIDIDHYGGTKEAIIYLIKKGHRRIAHIRGPMDHLHAQERYRAYVDTLLEHDISLKKEYIIEGNFRRLSGRTAMERLLEKKPYPTAVYAANDKMAIGALQVAKEKGLIVPQDLDIVGFDGIEAVKYTDPPLPTVEQPLEELGKLAATMLIETIKGGDRRKVILPCRLYTWDNLTKKTE; encoded by the coding sequence ATGAATGTTACTTTAAAAGATGTCTCTAAATTAGCTGGAGTATCGCCTGCAACGGCGTCTTTAGCGCTCAATAACCAAAAAGGGGTTTCCGAGAAATCAAGGCAAAAGGTTTTAGATGCTGCACAAAAGCTCGGCTATCATCCCAATATCTTAGCTCGAAGTTTGATCAAGGGAAAAACCAATACCGTCCTTCTCTGTGCCTTTATAAAAGAACAAGGTAAGCTTTCTGCCTTTTATGGAGAGTTGATTAACAGTCTCCTCACTGCAGTATCCTCTCATGAATACTATCTCCAGATGCTAGTCAAAGGTGAATTCTACAACGGACATCCTTTGGATAAAAGAACTGCGTTCTTGGATATTGCCCATAACCGCTTATTTGAAGGGCTGATTATTCTTTCTCACTGGCCAATTTCCTATTCTGAAGTGAGTGATCTGGTGAAGGAAAACTTCCCTTTTGTTATCGTGAATCAAAAAGTTGATGGTGAAGGAGTCAGTTACATTGACATTGACCATTATGGGGGCACCAAAGAAGCAATCATTTATTTAATCAAAAAGGGACACCGGCGCATTGCCCATATACGCGGTCCGATGGATCATCTCCATGCTCAAGAACGTTATAGAGCCTATGTCGATACCCTTCTTGAACATGACATTTCCTTAAAAAAAGAGTATATTATTGAAGGCAACTTCCGACGTCTCAGCGGAAGAACAGCCATGGAAAGACTTCTCGAAAAAAAACCTTATCCAACTGCGGTTTATGCTGCTAACGATAAAATGGCTATTGGAGCGCTTCAAGTTGCTAAAGAAAAAGGCCTAATTGTTCCTCAAGATTTAGACATTGTCGGATTTGATGGAATTGAAGCGGTGAAATATACTGATCCACCTCTTCCAACTGTTGAGCAACCACTGGAAGAATTGGGAAAATTAGCAGCAACCATGCTTATAGAAACCATTAAAGGAGGCGATAGAAGAAAGGTCATTTTACCTTGTCGATTGTATACCTGGGATAATCTTACTAAAAAAACTGAATAA
- the appA_1 gene encoding Oligopeptide-binding protein AppA precursor has translation MKYRWGIWLSLVFGMLLLVSFVASAQLPAGISREETLVVDQLTGRVGMPNNFNLWAGWRNQDRGIQQLLLEPLWTVDYATGEIISGMAAGLPVYNDDFTQMTINLREGCTWSDGVPVTADDVIFTIDIHINTQGLLYHGPMVQYVEKVSKIDDLTVVVDLKIPNSRFHTHFLDRWGCLRIMPKHIFENVEDQLTYEYNPPVGNGPYVLFDYDPAGFWTLWERREDWDKTPTGKLFGEPQPKYVLFQWFESEEGKILSQLRHEIDMAQHTPEGLRAVLDKSDAARGWRRDWPWVVNIDPCITGIMFNNLVPPYDNKEVRWALTLAIDIVDYMAIAFDLMAPVSNLHLPPVPAYLEAFFIPMQDWLKDFELNLGNGETFKPYDPDVPNRIVEAAKERGYPIPDDPAKIQELFGIGWWKYAPDVAEKLLKKNGFTKGEDGKWLLPDGSPWKINLLSDPSPTHHQLKNANAAAEQWRKFGIDASAGPTEAFNTLVLNGEFDVSTQWPAAEPWGAGVDLSRTFDPWHSRLLTPIGEPVALGPGGAARWCNPVLDEIIEKLEKTDPFAAVEETVELGIEALKVLVEEMPTIPTYGYCGAVAWDETYWVNWPGAENPYSQPYHHWPNLKYMLPLLKKK, from the coding sequence ATGAAGTATAGGTGGGGAATATGGTTATCATTGGTTTTTGGCATGCTTTTGTTGGTGTCTTTCGTTGCCTCGGCACAACTCCCAGCTGGAATTTCTCGAGAAGAAACCTTAGTTGTTGACCAATTAACCGGCCGGGTTGGAATGCCCAATAACTTCAACCTTTGGGCTGGTTGGAGAAACCAGGATCGTGGAATCCAACAGCTCCTCCTGGAACCACTGTGGACAGTTGATTACGCTACTGGAGAAATCATCTCTGGTATGGCTGCCGGTCTTCCAGTTTATAATGATGATTTCACTCAGATGACCATCAATTTGCGTGAAGGTTGCACCTGGAGCGATGGAGTTCCGGTCACTGCCGATGATGTTATTTTTACCATTGACATCCACATCAACACTCAAGGGCTCCTCTACCATGGACCAATGGTCCAGTATGTTGAAAAGGTTTCTAAAATCGACGACCTCACTGTGGTAGTGGACCTTAAAATTCCAAACTCTCGTTTCCATACCCATTTCTTAGATCGGTGGGGATGCCTCCGGATCATGCCGAAGCATATTTTCGAAAATGTTGAAGACCAGTTGACCTATGAATACAATCCTCCGGTGGGTAATGGTCCCTATGTATTGTTTGATTATGATCCAGCTGGATTCTGGACCCTTTGGGAAAGAAGAGAAGATTGGGATAAAACACCAACTGGGAAACTTTTTGGAGAGCCTCAACCGAAATACGTTCTCTTCCAATGGTTTGAAAGCGAAGAAGGAAAGATTCTCTCCCAGCTCCGTCATGAAATAGACATGGCTCAACATACCCCAGAAGGGCTGCGAGCTGTTTTAGACAAAAGCGACGCTGCCCGTGGTTGGCGGAGAGATTGGCCTTGGGTAGTCAACATTGATCCGTGCATTACCGGGATTATGTTCAACAACCTGGTACCACCCTACGACAATAAAGAGGTGCGTTGGGCTTTAACCTTGGCAATTGACATTGTCGACTATATGGCGATTGCATTCGACTTGATGGCACCGGTTAGCAATCTCCATCTCCCTCCAGTTCCTGCTTATTTAGAAGCTTTCTTTATTCCAATGCAGGATTGGTTGAAAGATTTCGAACTTAATTTGGGTAATGGAGAAACCTTCAAACCCTATGATCCTGATGTTCCTAATCGAATTGTAGAAGCCGCTAAAGAAAGAGGCTATCCAATACCGGATGATCCAGCCAAAATACAAGAATTATTCGGCATAGGATGGTGGAAGTACGCTCCGGATGTTGCTGAAAAATTACTCAAGAAAAACGGTTTTACTAAAGGTGAAGACGGAAAATGGCTTTTGCCCGATGGATCTCCATGGAAAATTAACCTTCTCTCTGACCCCAGTCCTACTCATCATCAGTTGAAAAATGCCAATGCTGCTGCTGAACAATGGAGGAAGTTCGGAATTGATGCTTCAGCAGGACCAACTGAAGCTTTCAATACTTTGGTCCTTAATGGTGAGTTTGATGTTTCCACACAATGGCCAGCTGCTGAACCTTGGGGTGCTGGTGTTGACCTTTCTCGAACCTTCGACCCCTGGCATTCACGTCTTCTCACTCCAATTGGAGAACCAGTAGCACTTGGACCCGGTGGCGCAGCCCGATGGTGCAATCCGGTTTTAGACGAAATCATTGAAAAGCTAGAAAAAACCGATCCATTTGCTGCCGTTGAGGAAACTGTTGAATTAGGAATTGAAGCTTTAAAGGTCTTAGTCGAAGAAATGCCAACTATACCAACTTATGGTTATTGTGGTGCTGTTGCCTGGGATGAAACCTATTGGGTAAACTGGCCAGGAGCAGAAAATCCTTACAGTCAACCCTATCACCACTGGCCAAATCTTAAATACATGCTTCCCTTGTTGAAGAAAAAATAA